A window of Candidatus Poribacteria bacterium genomic DNA:
TCGGTCTCCAAAACCGAATGTTGGGGGTTCGAATCCCTCCTGGCCTGCCTTTTAATCTTATGATAGCTCGTTTTAAAAACTATATTCAGGGAATTACTCAGGAATGGCAGCGGGTGTCTAAACCGGACGCGAAAGAGGTTCAAGGCAGCACGATTACCGTCATAGTTGCTTCCGCCCTGTTAGGTCTTTTCATCGGGATAGTTGACGGGAACCCTGCTTTCCCAAGATGGGGAAACCCCTTAGGTTGGCTTTTTCTGGTAATTCTCCCGGTTGCTGTTTTTTTTATTGTAAGAAGTTGGGAAAACCAGCCGCAAAGCAGTAGAGAAAGTGAACTGAGTGGTGGTAATGAGGGAAGCCGGAAAATATTCGCAGCAGCGATAGCGTGTATTCCGTTAATCGCCGTCGTTGTAAGCCAGTACGCCTTGGATAGTCCGCTTGAGGGTTTCGGTATGGCTTTTCTTAGAGCACTTTTTATCCGTTAACGGCAATGTGACACATTAGTGAAATATGGATGGATATTGGTACGTTGTTCAGATATACACCGGGCATGAGAAGAAGGTTAAACTTAACCTCGACAACATGATTGCGAGGGAAGAGTTACAGGACGAAATTTTGCAGGTTAATGTCCCGGAAACCGAAGTGGTAGAGGTTAAAGATAGCCAGCGAAAGGTTAGCGTTCGCCCCTCTTATCCAGGGTACGTTCTTGTCAATACCACCCATGAGCTCGGTCCATACGTTGACAGTCCGATTGGGCAGAGAAGTTGGTCGCTCATACAGGAAACACCAGGAGTTATGAACTTCTTGGGCCCCACTTCACATCCATCACCTCTGAGCCCTGATGATGTTGAAGCAATGCTCCAGATGTCGACTGAAGAAGAGGAAGCCCCGCCAGTACCTGCAATGGAATACGAGATCGGTGACAAGGTCAAGGTGATAAACGGTCCGTTTAGTGGATTCCCTGGCGAAATTGAGGAAATTGATATGGAACACCAACGATTACGCCTCAGTATTTCGCTTTTTGGGCGCTCTACCTCTGTTGATTTGGGTTTGCTTGAAGTCGAGGAACTTAACTAGATTTAAATGGCGTAAAAATAAAATAGGGAAAAATAATGGCAAAAAAAGTAGCAGGTGAAGTTAAACTCCAGTTGGTATCCGGACAGGCAACACCGCAACCGCCTGTCGGTCCGAGTCTCGCGCCGTATATGATTAATCTACAGGAGTTTATCAAATCGTTTAATGCTCAGACGCAACATCAAACCGGAATGGTGGTGACAACCATTGTCACTTGTTATAGTGATCGGTCATTTACCTTTGCGGTAAAATCGCCGCCGGCTGCAATCTTACTCAAATCCGCGGCGAAGATCGCCAAAGGTTCAGGCGAACCTAATCGAAATAAGGTTGCCACCGTCACAATGGATCAGATTCGCGAGATCGCGCAGACGAAATTACCCGACTTAAATACGACAGACTTAGATGCAGCAGTGCGAATGGTGGAAGGTACCGCTCGTAGTATGGGGTTGACAATTAATTAGTGAAATTCGCTTGTTCGACGAAGAGGTATAACATCGTCGGCATAAGGATACTTACTTTGAAACGGGGCTACAGCAATACGCCCATGGAGAACAAGATGGCGAAAAGAGGAAAGCGATACCGCGGCATTAGAGAGCAGGTAGATAGGCTCCAACTTTATACGGTAGACGAGGCTATCTCACTCGTCAAGAATACGGGGGGTGCTAAGTTTGATGAGACTGTGGATTTGGCATCACGTCTTGGTATAGATGCTCGACAAGCAGATCAGAATATCCGAGGCACCGTTGCACTGCCACACGGAACAGGGAAGTCTGCGCGTGTTGTTGTCTTCGCCCAGGGTGATCTCGCGCGGCAAGCTGAAGAAGCTGGCGCAGATTTCGTCGGAACAGATGACCTTGTCGATAAAATCGTAGATGGTTGGCTTGAATTTGACGCGACAATCGCAACACCGGACCTGATGCGCAGTATCATGCCGAAACTCGGACGGGTTCTTGGCCCACGCGGTTTGATGCCGAATGCCAAGGCAGGCACCGTCACAACAGACATTTCCGAAACCGTTCAGAGTATCAAAGCTGGGCAAATCGAATACCGAGTGGAACGCTCTTCCGGTATCGTTCATGTCCCGATCGGCAAAGTCTCGTTTGAGGAAGAAAGCCTTAAACAGAACCTTGATGCAGTGATGAGTGCACTCGTTGCCGCCCGTCCCTCCTCGGTGAAGGGTAGGTATATTCGAAGCGTTGCTATCTCAGCGACAATGGGTGTCAGCGTTCGTATAGATCCGCAGCAATTTGTATAATCTACACGGGATACGATATAGAAATAGCCTTCACAGTTGAATAGAGTCGTAGAATGTAGGTGCTATGGGCTTAATTTTGCCTACCGAGGCTTGAATGGATAGAAACAGAAGGGTGCGGTCGAAGCGTACGCAAGGTCTTGCCGTCCACTGTTCACTTCTCCTTAATATGAGCCTCCAGGTGCCTGGGGGCTTTTTGCATGCAATCGTATACCCAATTGACAGTTTTATAGAGAAACCGAGGCAGTGTGCCGCGGTCAACACACAACCCACATAGAAAGGAATTGGAACATGCCGAATGAGGCGAATGTTCATCAAACAGAGCAAATTCGCGAGATTTTCGACAGTGCTGATGTTGTTCTGCTAACAGACTTTCAGGGACTTACCGTTGCGGAAATTAGCGAGCTGCGCAATCAGCTCCGAGCAGCAGGTCTCCGTTATAAAGTCTGTAAGAATACATTAGTAAATGTCGTTGCCCAAGAGAGAGGTATTGAAGGGTTGGCACCTTATCTCAAAGGAAATACAGCCCTTGCTACTGGCACAGATCCAGCAGCATCCTCAAAAATCTTGCTTGAATTTGGCGAAGAACACGAAAATTTTAAGATCAAAGGCGGGATTCTTGGAACCCAGGTCATTGACGCTGCAGGTGTTGAATCGCTCCAAGATATGCCGTCCCGAGAAGTCCTAATTGGCAAGACCGTCGGTCTCATCAGTGCACCGCTTACCGGGCTTGTCCGGACTCTCGATCAGGGTTCACCTATTACAGGTATGGTGAATGTACTCAGTGGAACAATACGTCAGGTAGCCTCTGTGCTCACACAGGTTGCTGACCAAAAGAAAGAGGCGGAAAACGCCTAAATCAAAGCGCGTATTGCGCATATACTAAATATTGTGGGGAAAGTCGGTTACGATGATTTAACCCTGCATGGCTTGATCAGAAAACTTCTAATCAAGTTAATTTGGTACTACTTATAGAAAGGATATGAACATGGCCGCAGATTTAGAGAAAATGATTGACGAGATTAGCAATATGACGGTTCTGGAACTTTCCGAATTGGTCAAAGCGTTAGAGGATAAATTCGGTGTAAGTGCGTCAGCCGCCCCGGCTGTCGCTGTGGCAGGGGTAGCAGCACCCGCCGCCGGTGCGGAAGAGGAAGCCGCTCCGGAGGAAGAGAAAACGGAATTTGACGTTCAACTCAAAGACTTTGGTGCCAAGAAAATTCCTGTCATCAAAGAGGTTCGCGCTATCACCGGACTCGGCTTGAAGGAAGCGAAAGAAAAAGTCGAATCCGCGCCTGTCATCATTCAAGAAGGTGTCTCTCAAGAGGATGCCGAAAAGACAAAAGAGCAGCTCGAAGCCCTTGGTGCCGAAGTTGAAATCTTATAGGTGGAAGTACACCGCCTTACAACATAGACTGCGCGCTTAACCGCACGCGGTAGGTAAACCCATTATGGTTCTTGATTATAGCGATGCACGAACTCATCGCTCTACAGCGGACTATAATGGGTTTTCGTTTTTTGTTAAAGCAATAATCTCCGGAAGTGCAGATACAAGTTTGATTAAAACCTAATCTGCTGGAAAATACCAACGTATTACCTATGTTCAGTATCGTTGATGTCTTTTATCTTGTTTTCAGTCAGCTCGCGGTTGGCGGGTTTATTCTGCTTCTCATAGTTCCAAAAGATTTGGTAGGTGCCAATTTTTATCGCTTGATGGGAAGTATCTACTTGCTTGTAGGGGGTTTATCGCGTTGTGCAAACCTTGCTCTCTATCAACAACCTGTCACATTTCGCAGTTTTTTCGGATTCTGGCAGAACCCAGAGTCCATTTCTGTTATCTGTTTCGTTCTGATTGTCCTTTTTTACACATTGAGCTGGTGGTTCAAAGCACTACTGGTCACCCGACTCCTTTTCTTTAGTGGGGCAATTTGCGGCGTAGTATGGATTGTCTTGAGCGCACAGCGTTATCTTCAAGTTGTTCAACTCCCCGCTGAGATGTTTCTGTTACCGCTTCAGTTCTTGACAGCGTCTGTGTTATTGGGTGCCGTCCACAGCGGAATGTGGTTTGGACACTGGTATCTCGTGGTGCCTGATTTACCAGTGACATATCTGAAACGGTTTAATACCGTATTACTCTATACCCTTTTGGGTATGACACTGCTTCTCTGCCTGAACCTCTTTTTCAGACAGCAATCTGTGGATGTTGTACCTTTTAACCTTTTCTATCAAATCATTTTTAGTATGCGGATGCTGATTGGCATCGCGGGAACGCTGTTTCTCTATTTTATTACGTGGGATTGCTTGCGTCCTAAATCGGTTGCCCGCGATGTCCTTGGGGCGACACGGGCTGCAACAGGCTTCCTTTTTATTGCCATTATAACAGTATTTCTGGGCGAGTTTTGCAGTCGGTTGCTGCTTCTGGAAATGCGATTCATTTTTTAATTTTTTGGAATCGAATTTCGTTGTAATTTAAATTTCAGATATGCTAAAATGACTATATCCATTAAAAACTTGAGGAGGCACATAATGAAATCCCAAATTTTCTATGAACCCGAATCAATGAGTCTTGAAGACCGGCCCGTACCGGCAGCAGGGGACAACGACCTATTGGTCCAAGTGCGTTCAGTAGGCATCTGTGGTTCGGATGTCGCATACTATTTCGGTAATAGTTCACTCGAAACAGATGACGGGAAGGGACCCCTTATTCTTGGACACGAGTTCACTGGTGAAGTCGTTGAAGTGGGTAGTGAAGCAGGATCAACAGGTGGATTTAAAGTAGGGGACAGAGTTGTCGTTAATCCCGTTCAATCGAACCCAGACTCTTTTTGGAGCCAGAAAGGATTGTCCAACTTGTGTCCAGAAAAACGTGTCTTAGGTGTTGGTGTTGACGGTGGTTTTGCGGAATACGCGGTTTCTGATTATCGCTGGACGGTCAAACTCCCCGATAACGTAACTTATGACCAGGGAGCGTTAACAGAACCTCTGGCATGCGGACTTTATGCTGTCAATAATCTCAATGCTGAGGAAGGACAAACTGCCGTTGTCTTCGGACCGGGCCCTATCGGTCTAATGATGGTACAAGTTCTAAAGAGCCGCGGTTTGAAAAATGTCTTGCTCGTTGGAACCCGCGACTACCGCTTGGATTGCGGTAAGGAGCTCGGCGCAGATGTCGTCGTCAATGTTAGTGATACCGGTTCCCCACATTATGTTGAAGACCTTGGTGCTGCAATTCAGGAACTCAATAACGGAGAATTGGCGGATCGCGCAATTACGGCTACCAGCTCGCTTGACGCAATTCACACGGCACTCGAAGTTACAGGTAGGCACGCGACTGTCGTTATCTTTGGGCTTCCTGGCGATACAGACGTGATGCAGGTTCCTATCCTTGACACTATTCTCGATGATAAAACTATCAGGTTCTCTTGGCTTGCTCCCGATACATGGGAAGAGGCTGTCCAGCTGATTTCGAGTGGCGATGTCAATATGGACAAAATCATCAGCCACGAGTTTTCACTTGAATCACTCGTTGAAGGGATAACCAAGGTTCGCAACCGCGAAGACGGTTGTACCAAGGGCTTGATAAAAGTCTCCGCCTAACCGGTAAGTAACATGGGCATCCCATTTTTTATCCTTTTTGCCCTTTCAATCGCTTTTCTATCACTTGGGATAACTGGGTGGGGTGGCTTCGTCTCGGTGGAATGGCCTCAACAGGATTCACCCGATGCAAACAGCGACAACACCGTGGCTGTCACCCCTTACCTGAGTTTTCAACCCAATTATTGGGCGATCGCACAGTGTTTCACAGGGTTTCTATTGTTTTTAGCGAGTCTCTATTTTATGGGCTTTTTCCTCTATCTTGAAGAGCGAGAAAGCGGTAGGATAATGAAGAACGTTAAAAGTTTCGCCAAACTGCGACAGTTTATGGAACGACATCAGAAGGGGGACACTTCAGAATGAATTCGCTCATAAGATTTTTCGTTAGCAAACCGAAGCGGTCCCGGATGCTGATAGGTATCGGATTGCTGTTTGGCATGGTATGCTGTTTTACGACAGCCGATGCCAAAATCGACCCAGAGACAGTGGCTGGAATCTGGCTTTTCGATGAAGGTACTGGGAAGACCACTGCAGATTTATCCGGCAATGGGAACGATGGTGAACTCAAAGAGGGCGCGAAATGGGAAGATGGACAATTTGGGCAGGCAGTCATATTTGATGGGAAAGACGATTACGTTGAAATTGCTCCCTCACCGCTGTTCAATTCGGAGGAGTTCACTGTCACCTTCTGGATGCATCCTACAGCTGTCGGAGGCAACAACCCGGCGGGTAAAGGCTCAGCCACCCTTGTCATTGCGAACGGTAACCCTGGAGACGGTGGCGGAGCGAATTGGTGGTTTGAGTTCTGGAATGGCGGCAACTTTGAATTCAAAAGTTGTCAAGCAGGTTGCGCCGCCGCGAACACACCGGTGAACAAACCGAATGAATGGTATTTTATCGCTGGTATCTACAACGGCACTGAGTATGAACTCTATATTGATGCTACATTTAAGGCAAAAGGACCGAACAAAGTCGGCGCACCGGAAAAGGGACTCCTTATCGGTAGTGGATTGTGTCCGGCTGGTCATGGATGTGACGGTGGCTATTTCAAAGGCATCATTGACGATGTGGCAATGTTTAGCAGTATCCTGAGTGAAGCGGACCTGAAAACGCTCATGGACCAAGGTGTGGGAAAAGTACTCGGTGTTGCGCCGGTAGAACCCATAGGCAAATTGACAACGACGTGGGGTAATTTGAAAAGACGTTAAAACGTCAAGCCCCGTCAACGTGGAACGACGATTGAAAAACGATTTACTTCTTCGCGCATCAAAATGTCTACCGGTAGAACGTGTCCCCGTTTGGATGATGCGGCAGGCAGGCAGATCAGATCCCGTTTACCGGCAGATTCGACGTGAGCTTAACCTTCCGTTGGAACGACTCTTTCGGACGTGTCCTGCACCGATGTTGCAGACCGATGTCGAATCAGCAGTCAAAATTTCACTGCTGCCTAAACGTATCGGTGTTGATGCCATCATTGTTTACAAAGATATTCTCACCCCACTCGCCCCTATGGGCGCGCATTTCCGGTTTAATCCCGGTCCTATTTTAAGCTCACCCATCCGGACGCGAGCCCAAGTCAACGTCCTTCAATCCGTTGATGACCCACCCACACAATTAGCGTTTACGGGAAACGTCATTCGCGAGTTACGGGAAACCTTGAATGAGGAACTACCACTGATCGGTTTTGCTGGGGCACCTTTGACGATCGCCTTTTTCCTCATTGTAGGGGAGAGTCCCATCAAGCATGGCGGAGGAATGTCGGAAAAAGCCACTCCTGTCTTCCAAATGATAGAAGAGGCACCGGAGCTCCTACATCTCCTGTTAGAAAAACTAACGAAGATGACAATTAACTACTTGAATTATCAAATCAGCGAAGGGGTTCAAATAGTGCAACTCTTTGAATCTATTGCGGACATCTTGCCCAGGCGGATTTATGAAGAATTCGCACTTCCTTACCACCAACGAATTTTCGTCGAACTCAATTCAGAGGCACCCAGCATTCTTTTCGCAAAGGAGTGCAATTATCTGGATTTAATGCATCAGAGTGGCGCAGATGTCCTAAGTGTGGGAAAGTGTGTAGACCTCGGCAAAGCCAAAGCGGAAATAAATGGTACTGTCGCTTTCCAAGGAAATGTTGATAACGATATCCTCCGGGACGGAACCCCTGATGACATCACGGCAGCAGTCGATGCCTGCTTAAAACAGGGTGGGAAAACCGGACATATTTTGAATTTGAGTCACGGGCTACACAGAGACACTCCTTTTGAAAACGTCAAACATTTCGTAAATATCGCAAAAAGACTGTAGGGAAATTAATGAGAAACATTCCGGAAAACCCGTTTGCGCCACGACAATACGGACAACTCGTTAAAGTAACAGAACGGGTATATCTCTTTCGCAATATCGTCAACTCTTCTATTATTATTGGGGATAAAGGGGTTGCAGTAATTGATACACAAGTGAACCAAATGATGGCACGACGATTGCGCAGTGCGATTCGTACTATCACAGATAAACCGATCTTATACGCAATTAACACCCACTATCATTGGGACCATACCAATGGGAACGTTATTTTTCATGAAGTTGGCGCGACCGTCGTTGCACGCGAGATGACAAAAGATTTTATGGTGAACAGATCGCCGCGTCAAGAAGCGTTCCTTCGTTCCCGGGGTTTTACGCTCGGTGATCCGCCTTTCCTCCCGCAGCAGACCTTCACTGACGAAACCGAATTGGATTTGGGTAATCAACCTTTGCACCTCGTTCATTTAGGAAAGGCGGAAACAGATGATGCCACTGCCATTAGGATTCCAGCGGAAGATTGCATCGTTTCCGGTGACACCGTCATGACAGGAAGTTTTCCAATTTTCGGTCAACCTGTGATGAACGAAGGTCTCATGGCAAACCACGATTGGATTAATACAATTAAAGAGCTCCGTACATACACACCTAAAGCCGTTCTTCCGGGTCACGGACCCTTGGCATACGATGCCGAAATCGATTTGTTACTTGAGATTGAGACTTATTTTTTAACGGAGGTCCGAAAGCGTGTTGAACAAGGGATGTCCTTAGCCACACTGCTTGCCGAGATGGAAGCCAATCTACCTGACTGGATTCGAGATATTGCTGAGGTCTGGGGGACCCCTCGTTATGCGATTTTAAGGGTATATCGCGGGTTGATCGACGATCCGGAGCCGGGCTGGCAGCACTTGAAACCTTCAGCTATTCCAACTGCGGATGCCGAAGCCCTTCGTCAAAATACATCCGAACTCAAAGCGTTTGAAATGTACCGGGAAACCGCTGAAGAGGTTGCAGAGGGCAACGATTTCGGCTTAGCCATCGCTATTTTGAAAGCTGCGACGCAGAAATATCCGAATTTTCCTGACGCATGGACGGCGTATGCAAGTCTGCTTACGCAAGCATCTC
This region includes:
- the rplL gene encoding 50S ribosomal protein L7/L12, which codes for MAADLEKMIDEISNMTVLELSELVKALEDKFGVSASAAPAVAVAGVAAPAAGAEEEAAPEEEKTEFDVQLKDFGAKKIPVIKEVRAITGLGLKEAKEKVESAPVIIQEGVSQEDAEKTKEQLEALGAEVEIL
- the rplA gene encoding 50S ribosomal protein L1, which codes for MAKRGKRYRGIREQVDRLQLYTVDEAISLVKNTGGAKFDETVDLASRLGIDARQADQNIRGTVALPHGTGKSARVVVFAQGDLARQAEEAGADFVGTDDLVDKIVDGWLEFDATIATPDLMRSIMPKLGRVLGPRGLMPNAKAGTVTTDISETVQSIKAGQIEYRVERSSGIVHVPIGKVSFEEESLKQNLDAVMSALVAARPSSVKGRYIRSVAISATMGVSVRIDPQQFV
- a CDS encoding MBL fold metallo-hydrolase, whose amino-acid sequence is MRNIPENPFAPRQYGQLVKVTERVYLFRNIVNSSIIIGDKGVAVIDTQVNQMMARRLRSAIRTITDKPILYAINTHYHWDHTNGNVIFHEVGATVVAREMTKDFMVNRSPRQEAFLRSRGFTLGDPPFLPQQTFTDETELDLGNQPLHLVHLGKAETDDATAIRIPAEDCIVSGDTVMTGSFPIFGQPVMNEGLMANHDWINTIKELRTYTPKAVLPGHGPLAYDAEIDLLLEIETYFLTEVRKRVEQGMSLATLLAEMEANLPDWIRDIAEVWGTPRYAILRVYRGLIDDPEPGWQHLKPSAIPTADAEALRQNTSELKAFEMYRETAEEVAEGNDFGLAIAILKAATQKYPNFPDAWTAYASLLTQASRIVSSVLEKGDFFAEAKKAIDIALGLDPDCAPAHLLRGYNHILSAYRNGDDTKAGLESVYKALVIGIQGTQLAQAYFCIGLAHRANGDETLARESFAKAIAADARYMPAQLANIA
- a CDS encoding uroporphyrinogen decarboxylase is translated as MKNDLLLRASKCLPVERVPVWMMRQAGRSDPVYRQIRRELNLPLERLFRTCPAPMLQTDVESAVKISLLPKRIGVDAIIVYKDILTPLAPMGAHFRFNPGPILSSPIRTRAQVNVLQSVDDPPTQLAFTGNVIRELRETLNEELPLIGFAGAPLTIAFFLIVGESPIKHGGGMSEKATPVFQMIEEAPELLHLLLEKLTKMTINYLNYQISEGVQIVQLFESIADILPRRIYEEFALPYHQRIFVELNSEAPSILFAKECNYLDLMHQSGADVLSVGKCVDLGKAKAEINGTVAFQGNVDNDILRDGTPDDITAAVDACLKQGGKTGHILNLSHGLHRDTPFENVKHFVNIAKRL
- the rplK gene encoding 50S ribosomal protein L11; this encodes MAKKVAGEVKLQLVSGQATPQPPVGPSLAPYMINLQEFIKSFNAQTQHQTGMVVTTIVTCYSDRSFTFAVKSPPAAILLKSAAKIAKGSGEPNRNKVATVTMDQIREIAQTKLPDLNTTDLDAAVRMVEGTARSMGLTIN
- a CDS encoding alcohol dehydrogenase catalytic domain-containing protein, with amino-acid sequence MKSQIFYEPESMSLEDRPVPAAGDNDLLVQVRSVGICGSDVAYYFGNSSLETDDGKGPLILGHEFTGEVVEVGSEAGSTGGFKVGDRVVVNPVQSNPDSFWSQKGLSNLCPEKRVLGVGVDGGFAEYAVSDYRWTVKLPDNVTYDQGALTEPLACGLYAVNNLNAEEGQTAVVFGPGPIGLMMVQVLKSRGLKNVLLVGTRDYRLDCGKELGADVVVNVSDTGSPHYVEDLGAAIQELNNGELADRAITATSSLDAIHTALEVTGRHATVVIFGLPGDTDVMQVPILDTILDDKTIRFSWLAPDTWEEAVQLISSGDVNMDKIISHEFSLESLVEGITKVRNREDGCTKGLIKVSA
- the nusG gene encoding transcription termination/antitermination protein NusG; protein product: MDGYWYVVQIYTGHEKKVKLNLDNMIAREELQDEILQVNVPETEVVEVKDSQRKVSVRPSYPGYVLVNTTHELGPYVDSPIGQRSWSLIQETPGVMNFLGPTSHPSPLSPDDVEAMLQMSTEEEEAPPVPAMEYEIGDKVKVINGPFSGFPGEIEEIDMEHQRLRLSISLFGRSTSVDLGLLEVEELN
- the rplJ gene encoding 50S ribosomal protein L10, with product MPNEANVHQTEQIREIFDSADVVLLTDFQGLTVAEISELRNQLRAAGLRYKVCKNTLVNVVAQERGIEGLAPYLKGNTALATGTDPAASSKILLEFGEEHENFKIKGGILGTQVIDAAGVESLQDMPSREVLIGKTVGLISAPLTGLVRTLDQGSPITGMVNVLSGTIRQVASVLTQVADQKKEAENA
- a CDS encoding LamG domain-containing protein, which translates into the protein MNSLIRFFVSKPKRSRMLIGIGLLFGMVCCFTTADAKIDPETVAGIWLFDEGTGKTTADLSGNGNDGELKEGAKWEDGQFGQAVIFDGKDDYVEIAPSPLFNSEEFTVTFWMHPTAVGGNNPAGKGSATLVIANGNPGDGGGANWWFEFWNGGNFEFKSCQAGCAAANTPVNKPNEWYFIAGIYNGTEYELYIDATFKAKGPNKVGAPEKGLLIGSGLCPAGHGCDGGYFKGIIDDVAMFSSILSEADLKTLMDQGVGKVLGVAPVEPIGKLTTTWGNLKRR
- the secE gene encoding preprotein translocase subunit SecE, whose protein sequence is MIARFKNYIQGITQEWQRVSKPDAKEVQGSTITVIVASALLGLFIGIVDGNPAFPRWGNPLGWLFLVILPVAVFFIVRSWENQPQSSRESELSGGNEGSRKIFAAAIACIPLIAVVVSQYALDSPLEGFGMAFLRALFIR